In a single window of the Candidatus Nanosynbacter featherlites genome:
- a CDS encoding HlyD family type I secretion periplasmic adaptor subunit produces the protein MSWLKRDRLQYEFLPAAEEIIEMPAAPLGALVVWLVAFLLVVALAWSYIGRIDIVAVANGKISTEGSTKIIQPAISGVVTSINVHEGQRVKKGETLLVLDKTTAEKDVATVNQSLNTARVERDILRRLAVGGNTDDIINNADLPDEAKAMLRQFAGLQTALSAARQQAANGTISNYQQQLQFNQQAKNQLETNAQNLKNRKAEIEKQLPNANPVDKLRLQNELSNIDQRITSADSAVLGQNQQLLQSQSALTQAQNQSQTQIAETNSAFNNQIITAEKRIIELENNLVKAKQILAQTTITAPVDGTILSLTVKTIGGVVNAGQQLAQIVPEKVPLYVDAALDNQDIGFVKSGQRVVVKVATYPFQRYGYLEGTVENISPDAIQDDKKGLIYKAKIKLNDDKSSKQNQLKLLPGMSVSAEITTGQRRIIEFFLDPLITKTEDSLKVR, from the coding sequence ATGAGTTGGCTAAAACGTGACCGGCTGCAGTATGAATTTTTGCCAGCGGCGGAGGAAATTATTGAAATGCCAGCGGCACCGTTGGGAGCGTTGGTAGTTTGGCTAGTTGCATTTTTGTTGGTCGTAGCGTTAGCGTGGTCATACATTGGTAGGATTGATATCGTTGCGGTAGCTAATGGTAAAATCTCCACTGAAGGCAGTACTAAGATTATCCAGCCGGCGATTTCTGGCGTGGTGACAAGCATTAACGTGCATGAAGGTCAGCGCGTCAAAAAAGGTGAAACTTTGCTGGTGCTGGATAAAACCACTGCCGAAAAAGACGTTGCTACTGTCAATCAAAGTCTGAACACGGCACGAGTCGAGCGCGATATTTTGCGGAGGCTAGCTGTTGGCGGCAACACCGACGATATTATTAATAATGCAGATTTGCCAGACGAGGCCAAAGCTATGTTGCGCCAATTTGCTGGCTTGCAAACCGCGTTGTCCGCCGCCAGGCAGCAAGCTGCAAATGGTACGATTTCTAATTATCAGCAGCAACTACAATTTAACCAGCAAGCGAAAAACCAGCTGGAAACCAACGCTCAAAATCTGAAAAATCGCAAAGCCGAGATCGAAAAGCAGTTACCAAACGCCAATCCTGTCGACAAGCTGCGCCTGCAGAACGAGTTGAGTAATATTGACCAGCGAATCACCAGCGCGGACAGCGCTGTCCTTGGTCAAAATCAGCAACTATTGCAATCGCAGTCGGCGCTCACTCAGGCGCAAAATCAATCGCAAACCCAAATTGCCGAAACCAATAGTGCTTTTAACAATCAAATCATCACGGCAGAAAAGAGAATTATTGAACTGGAAAATAATCTGGTCAAAGCCAAACAAATTTTAGCGCAAACTACCATCACTGCACCCGTCGATGGTACGATACTGTCGCTGACGGTGAAAACAATTGGCGGTGTGGTCAATGCTGGGCAGCAGCTGGCACAAATTGTACCAGAAAAAGTGCCGCTCTATGTTGATGCGGCGCTGGACAATCAAGACATCGGCTTTGTTAAATCTGGCCAGCGCGTGGTCGTCAAAGTCGCTACCTATCCATTCCAACGTTACGGCTACCTGGAGGGGACAGTTGAAAATATTAGCCCCGATGCTATTCAAGACGACAAGAAAGGCCTCATTTACAAAGCTAAGATTAAACTGAACGACGACAAAAGTTCCAAACAAAATCAACTCAAATTACTGCCAGGTATGAGCGTCTCTGCCGAAATCACTACTGGTCAGCGCCGTATCATTGAGTTTTTCCTTGACCCGCTGATAACCAAGACAGAAGATAGCCTGAAAGTCAGATAA
- a CDS encoding peptidase domain-containing ABC transporter, with amino-acid sequence MAKEQKKLDPGLYCFVNIAQFHGLPADPEQISHALAIDPKVGMSDADMLRAARSLKLKAKAASVSYKTLAKLPLPAVVGLKKEKFALLARIDNDKLLMLMPDGTPPTILTKAQFERKWTGRVVLFTQRFWKEADRKFNLKWFIPTIIKYKKPLLQVLLAALVVQIIGIFTPILTQVVIDKALAHHSVSTLDVIVGGLVIIALFEGMLGIARNYIFTHTTSRIDVILSSRLFRHLFALPLRYFETRRVGDTTARVLELERIRAFLTGTPMTALIDISFMFVYIIVMLFYSTTLTWVVLGSLPVFAILSWIITPLLRQRLDEKFNTGAESQSYLVESITGAQTIKSFALEPQLQKNWEGRLSNYVRASYKTNLLSGNAGALGQLVQKIFDIAILWVGAHMVMAGNLTIGGLIAFRMLSGRVSGPVLRLVQSWQDFQQTGISMKRLGDIFNTKPEPTLDPSKSRLPSITGDVRFEHVRFRYAPDSPEVIRDVSFGVRPGTVVGVVGRSGSGKSTISKLLQRLYVPESGKILIDGVDIATTDPSWLRRQIGVVLQENFLFNASVRDNIAVHVPSSSMDDIVRVAKIAGAHEFITELPNGYDTMVGEKGEGLSGGQKQRIAIARALLHNPKILIFDEATSALDYESENIIQKNLKQITAGRTVIIIAHRLSTLKSVDKIMAIDRGQLVEYGTPAVLLKKNGLYAYLHKQQLGDEA; translated from the coding sequence GTGGCTAAAGAGCAGAAAAAACTTGACCCCGGTCTATATTGTTTCGTGAATATCGCGCAGTTTCATGGTTTACCGGCTGATCCGGAGCAGATTTCGCATGCCTTGGCTATCGATCCTAAGGTTGGCATGAGCGATGCGGACATGTTGCGTGCGGCGCGGTCGCTGAAATTAAAAGCCAAAGCAGCTAGTGTTTCATATAAGACGCTGGCAAAATTACCGCTACCTGCCGTGGTCGGTTTGAAGAAAGAAAAGTTTGCACTGCTCGCCAGGATAGACAACGATAAATTATTGATGCTAATGCCCGATGGCACGCCGCCGACCATACTAACCAAAGCGCAATTTGAGCGCAAATGGACTGGCCGCGTAGTGTTATTTACGCAACGCTTTTGGAAAGAGGCGGATAGAAAGTTTAACTTGAAATGGTTTATTCCGACGATCATCAAATATAAAAAGCCATTGCTTCAAGTATTGCTGGCGGCGCTGGTGGTACAAATCATCGGGATTTTTACGCCAATTTTGACGCAGGTTGTTATCGATAAGGCTCTCGCGCATCATAGCGTATCGACGCTTGACGTCATCGTTGGCGGGCTTGTAATTATCGCGCTGTTTGAGGGCATGCTCGGCATCGCTCGCAATTATATTTTCACGCACACCACTAGTCGGATTGACGTGATTTTGAGTTCGCGGCTGTTTCGGCACTTATTTGCCTTGCCGCTAAGGTACTTTGAAACCCGTCGAGTTGGTGATACCACGGCGCGGGTGCTGGAGCTGGAGCGAATTCGGGCTTTTTTGACTGGTACGCCGATGACGGCACTGATTGATATTAGTTTTATGTTTGTCTACATTATCGTCATGCTGTTCTATAGCACAACATTGACGTGGGTGGTGCTGGGCAGCCTGCCGGTATTTGCGATATTGTCTTGGATAATAACGCCGCTGCTTCGCCAGCGTTTGGATGAAAAGTTTAATACGGGCGCCGAATCCCAATCGTATTTGGTTGAGTCGATCACTGGCGCGCAGACTATCAAATCGTTTGCGCTGGAGCCGCAACTGCAGAAAAATTGGGAGGGCCGGCTGAGTAATTATGTTCGCGCTAGTTATAAAACTAATTTATTGTCAGGCAATGCTGGCGCGCTCGGTCAACTCGTTCAAAAGATTTTCGATATCGCTATTTTGTGGGTTGGTGCGCACATGGTGATGGCGGGTAATTTGACGATTGGCGGGCTAATTGCTTTTCGAATGCTGAGCGGTCGGGTGAGCGGACCTGTGTTGCGACTGGTGCAATCGTGGCAAGATTTTCAACAAACGGGCATTTCCATGAAGCGGTTGGGTGATATTTTTAACACCAAGCCTGAACCAACGCTTGATCCGAGCAAGTCGCGCTTGCCGAGCATCACTGGTGATGTGCGATTTGAACATGTACGTTTTCGCTATGCGCCAGATAGCCCGGAAGTCATCCGTGACGTGTCGTTTGGCGTTCGTCCTGGCACGGTGGTCGGCGTGGTTGGGCGCAGCGGTTCGGGCAAAAGTACGATTTCCAAATTATTGCAGCGATTGTACGTGCCAGAATCAGGCAAGATTTTGATTGACGGCGTCGATATTGCCACGACTGACCCGAGCTGGTTGCGCCGGCAAATCGGTGTGGTTTTGCAAGAAAACTTTTTGTTTAATGCCAGCGTGCGCGATAACATTGCGGTACATGTGCCGAGTAGCAGCATGGATGATATCGTAAGGGTGGCGAAAATTGCTGGCGCGCATGAGTTCATCACCGAATTGCCAAATGGTTACGACACGATGGTTGGCGAAAAAGGCGAAGGCCTGAGCGGCGGGCAAAAGCAGCGCATCGCTATCGCTCGGGCGTTGCTACATAATCCTAAGATCCTCATTTTTGACGAAGCGACATCAGCGCTTGATTATGAGTCGGAAAATATCATTCAGAAAAATCTCAAGCAGATTACGGCTGGTCGAACGGTTATCATCATCGCGCATCGTCTGTCAACGCTCAAGTCGGTTGATAAAATTATGGCGATCGATCGCGGCCAATTGGTTGAGTATGGTACGCCGGCGGTGCTGCTGAAAAAGAATGGTTTGTACGCGTACCTGCATAAGCAACAGTTAGGGGATGAAGCATGA
- a CDS encoding calcium-binding protein: MKTESEDVSFKDTFKVLDAAIFQDAKAGIDLLSEFARVMKYHGLKKSVEFENLRNYYVKQSAEYGRIIDFAGEKVLNGTDKGDSLNTKDDYTLIAAGDGDDGLYADNNDNVLYGDAGNDTIYGMGGDDVLVGGAGTDQLRGGAGDDIYRFSRGDGTDYIEETDGFDTIQLGEGILPEDVILQTVSGYGNKISLAITIKNTTDKIVVDGHFGTRIYNSDRLHTDNPGSQIERIIFSNGVSWGVAEIHRRAHDMVGTNNSDHLASFEDGAYTYHGLGGNDSVIGGFANDSLYGDDGNDTIYGYGGNDVLSGGVGDDQLRGGAGDDVYLFSRGDGVDYIEETDGFDTIQFGEGISPNDVVARVVSTDGNSISLELSIAGTNDKMTIHRHFGQYSYYQQEDIASPGNQIERVMFADGTAWDIDEIYRRAHDMVGTDGNDNFSMVGNAPVIYHGLAGNDNISGRSGKDVLYGDAGDDYISGGGTLIGGPGNDNIRGSKGDDVYIFNRGDGQDLITDTGGVDTIRFGDGIRPDDIVIKRVGNGYGHNLELCIKDTDDKVAVYEHFGTNSYWGSVDNPAVQIERVEFADGTVWTKEDIDDKMHNRTGTDGADTIEAYGKRGVVYHGLGGDDNLRGAMGDDQLYGEDGDDRISGGEGNDLIAGGRGNDIIDSFRGDDTYVFNRGDGKDIITDYNGFDTVRFGEGIKPGDIVLKRVYANRELSLEISIRGTEDAVTFISHFDPVKSYLTANYALEQIAFADGTVWTKDDIDYKMHHLTGTEENDQLAAYDKADVVYYGRGGDDNLRGGVGNDQLYGEDGDDQLYGDEGNDLIVGGKGNDKITSIAGDDVYVFNRGDGKDIITDYNGFDTVQFGEGIKPEDVVLKRVYVNRDWSLEVSLKDTEDTITFISHFDPVKSYLTANYALEQITFADGTVWTKEDIDDKMHHLTGTEADDRLAAYDKARVVYHGRGGNDTLVGSEGNDELYGEDGDDRISSGEGNDLIAGGRGNDIIDSFRGDDIYVFNRGDGQDVINDYDGTDIIRFGEGVKPEDIIVSRVPWYSDYNLVLSLKDTDDKITVVSHFGSSNYSGYYATPQRRIERFEFADGTVWTAETVDDKMHNLVGTDAKDNLTAYDDKSVTYYGMGGDDTLQGRKGNDMLIGGIGDDYLLGDVGDDTYVFARGDGKDRVFDFGGNDTIRLGHNHTEVMFKKIYSSDLLLEMCGSADSVQIQEWYNYNSDRRIETIQAEDGYTIQPEKVQQLIQAMASFGNSHGMNWQQALEAHPVEAQSIISQYWTVPTA; this comes from the coding sequence ATGAAGACTGAGTCCGAGGATGTTTCATTTAAAGATACTTTCAAGGTGCTAGATGCTGCAATTTTTCAAGATGCTAAAGCTGGTATTGATTTACTGAGTGAATTTGCACGAGTCATGAAATATCATGGGCTGAAAAAGAGCGTAGAGTTCGAGAATTTGCGCAATTACTATGTTAAGCAATCAGCAGAGTATGGTCGTATTATTGACTTTGCGGGTGAGAAAGTACTCAATGGTACAGATAAAGGAGACTCTCTCAATACTAAAGATGACTACACGCTAATTGCCGCTGGAGATGGTGATGATGGTCTATATGCTGATAATAACGACAATGTTCTCTACGGCGATGCTGGCAATGATACGATTTATGGCATGGGTGGCGATGATGTGCTTGTTGGTGGTGCAGGTACTGACCAACTCCGTGGTGGAGCTGGTGATGATATTTACCGTTTTTCGAGAGGAGATGGCACCGATTATATTGAAGAAACAGACGGTTTTGATACGATCCAACTCGGTGAGGGAATTTTGCCAGAGGATGTTATTTTGCAGACTGTCTCAGGCTACGGTAATAAAATATCTTTGGCGATTACCATCAAAAATACAACCGACAAGATTGTAGTAGACGGCCATTTTGGTACGCGTATTTACAATAGTGATCGTTTGCACACTGATAATCCAGGGAGTCAAATTGAACGAATTATTTTCAGTAACGGTGTGTCTTGGGGCGTTGCTGAGATTCATCGTCGTGCGCATGATATGGTTGGTACGAATAATTCAGATCATCTGGCGTCGTTTGAAGACGGGGCTTATACCTATCATGGTTTAGGCGGCAACGATAGTGTAATCGGCGGTTTTGCTAACGACTCTTTGTATGGTGATGACGGAAATGACACGATATATGGCTATGGTGGAAATGACGTTTTGTCTGGCGGAGTGGGTGATGACCAACTTCGTGGTGGAGCTGGTGATGATGTCTATTTATTCTCTCGCGGCGATGGTGTCGACTATATTGAAGAAACTGACGGTTTTGATACGATTCAATTTGGCGAGGGAATATCACCGAATGATGTCGTTGCTCGCGTCGTATCGACTGATGGAAATAGTATCTCATTAGAGTTATCTATTGCGGGTACGAATGATAAGATGACTATTCATCGTCATTTTGGTCAATACAGTTACTATCAGCAAGAGGATATTGCTAGCCCTGGCAATCAAATTGAGCGGGTTATGTTTGCCGACGGAACAGCATGGGATATTGATGAAATTTATCGTCGTGCACATGATATGGTGGGTACTGATGGTAACGATAATTTTAGCATGGTTGGCAATGCGCCGGTGATTTACCACGGGCTAGCTGGTAATGATAATATTAGTGGTCGGAGCGGTAAAGATGTACTCTATGGTGATGCTGGTGATGACTACATTTCTGGTGGCGGTACGCTCATTGGTGGACCAGGCAATGATAATATCCGCGGAAGCAAGGGCGATGACGTTTATATATTCAACCGCGGTGATGGGCAGGATCTAATTACTGATACCGGTGGCGTGGATACAATTCGTTTTGGTGATGGTATTCGTCCTGATGATATCGTCATCAAGCGTGTTGGTAATGGCTATGGACATAATCTTGAGTTGTGCATCAAAGATACTGATGACAAAGTGGCGGTATATGAACATTTTGGTACAAATTCATACTGGGGCTCGGTAGACAATCCAGCAGTGCAAATCGAACGGGTTGAGTTTGCCGATGGTACGGTGTGGACGAAGGAAGATATTGACGACAAGATGCACAATAGAACTGGCACTGACGGAGCAGATACGATAGAAGCGTATGGTAAGCGCGGCGTAGTATATCATGGACTGGGCGGTGACGATAACCTCAGGGGTGCTATGGGTGATGATCAGCTCTACGGAGAGGACGGCGATGACAGAATCTCTGGCGGGGAAGGTAATGATTTAATCGCCGGCGGTAGAGGTAACGATATAATTGATAGCTTCCGTGGAGACGACACCTACGTCTTTAACCGCGGTGACGGTAAGGACATCATTACGGACTATAACGGGTTTGATACGGTTCGGTTTGGTGAAGGGATTAAGCCAGGGGACATTGTACTGAAACGAGTTTACGCGAATAGAGAATTGAGTCTTGAAATATCCATTAGAGGTACTGAAGATGCGGTTACTTTTATCAGCCACTTTGACCCAGTAAAGTCATACTTGACCGCAAATTATGCGTTAGAACAGATTGCGTTTGCCGATGGTACTGTGTGGACGAAAGATGACATCGATTACAAAATGCATCATTTGACCGGCACGGAAGAAAATGATCAGCTAGCGGCGTACGATAAGGCGGACGTAGTGTATTACGGACGCGGCGGCGACGATAATCTCAGAGGTGGTGTAGGCAATGATCAACTCTACGGCGAGGATGGTGATGACCAGCTCTACGGCGATGAAGGTAATGATTTAATCGTTGGCGGGAAGGGTAATGACAAAATAACTAGTATTGCGGGTGATGATGTTTATGTCTTTAACCGTGGCGATGGCAAGGATATCATTACGGACTATAACGGGTTTGATACGGTTCAGTTTGGCGAGGGAATTAAACCAGAAGATGTTGTATTAAAACGGGTGTATGTAAATAGGGATTGGAGCCTTGAAGTCTCTCTAAAAGACACTGAAGATACAATAACTTTCATTAGTCATTTTGACCCAGTAAAGTCATACTTGACTGCAAATTATGCACTAGAGCAAATTACATTTGCCGACGGTACCGTTTGGACAAAAGAAGATATTGATGATAAGATGCATCATTTGACTGGCACGGAAGCTGACGATCGGCTGGCGGCTTACGATAAAGCAAGGGTGGTATATCATGGACGTGGAGGTAATGACACGCTTGTCGGTAGTGAGGGCAATGACGAACTTTATGGCGAAGATGGCGATGACAGAATCTCTAGTGGAGAAGGCAATGATTTAATCGCCGGCGGTAGAGGCAACGATATAATTGATAGCTTCCGTGGTGATGATATTTATGTCTTCAATCGCGGTGATGGACAAGATGTAATTAATGATTACGACGGCACTGACATTATTCGTTTTGGTGAAGGTGTAAAACCAGAAGATATTATCGTTTCACGCGTCCCTTGGTATAGTGATTATAATCTCGTTCTGTCGCTTAAAGACACTGACGATAAGATTACTGTTGTCAGTCATTTCGGCTCATCAAACTACAGTGGCTACTATGCAACGCCGCAGCGAAGAATTGAAAGGTTTGAGTTCGCTGACGGTACTGTGTGGACTGCTGAGACAGTTGATGATAAGATGCATAATCTAGTTGGTACTGATGCGAAAGATAATCTCACTGCCTATGATGATAAGTCAGTGACGTATTATGGTATGGGTGGCGATGATACACTTCAGGGGCGTAAGGGTAATGATATGTTGATTGGTGGTATAGGTGATGACTATTTGCTTGGCGATGTAGGCGATGATACCTATGTCTTTGCTCGAGGCGACGGTAAAGATAGAGTGTTCGACTTTGGCGGCAACGACACAATACGCCTTGGACATAATCATACGGAGGTTATGTTTAAGAAAATATACAGTAGTGACTTATTGTTAGAGATGTGTGGTTCAGCCGATTCTGTCCAGATACAAGAATGGTATAATTACAATAGCGACCGAAGAATTGAAACAATTCAGGCCGAAGATGGCTATACTATTCAGCCCGAAAAGGTCCAGCAGTTAATTCAAGCTATGGCATCGTTCGGTAATTCACATGGTATGAATTGGCAACAAGCTCTTGAAGCACATCCAGTTGAAGCACAATCTATTATTTCACAATATTGGACGGTGCCAACCGCTTAA